TTAAGGACTAAGTCCATAGGACGATAATACAAAGTCAAGGAAGTTTCTCTTCTGATTGTTATAGAGTAATTTCAACCCTACATTAAAACTATGAATATATTAGAGGAATGTATAAGATTATGTTTACATCTTCGCAACTATCCTGAGGTTTTCATGATCCTTATATACTATATATGACCATTTATATAACATGACCCGCGATAATAGATATTGATGAATACTTCCTGGTGTTCCGACCTGTGGTCTGACTAAGGCAATCTAGATTCTTTGAAAAGACAAGCTCAGAGAGAAGAATATTCGATTGTAATTATAAAAGCTCCAAGGAGAATCATTATATTGATTTACTCAGTTTATAGTCTCGCACAGTTTATAGTTTTGTTTACGTGTTATGAAACGCAGAAGAAAAATCTAATCTAAAGGATTTATCCGACGACGAGGTTATATATAGCTTGCACACCCACCAACCTAAAATGGCAAGAGGTACTGCAACTGCTCTATATGCGAAAGCAATGACAAAAAAGGCGTATTGAATGTGTTTGGGTGCAATTTATGCGAGATCAGCTACATCACAGCAGATGCTAAGTATAGATTTTAATCGCTTAAATCCATCGCACGTCCAATTGATCTTTTCGCACGAACTCCACCGGTCCATTTGATGTACCTTGATTTTCTGCAGCTGATGTTTCTGTGAAGTATTTTACGCCATAACCGAGCGTAggaataaagaaaatgaaacaacaatTTAGCGCCACCAGCGTGACTTTTTATGTTATGATTTTCTTACTTGCGTTGCTGGAGGTAGATTTGTATACCGCGGCATCTCAGTTGCGAGAGATACCTTGAAGAGGCTTATACGGAAGTACCCATGTGGAATATAATTGTTTACATTGCAAATAATCATACTGGTGCTGTTTGCTTCTTGGGTGCTTTCCCTTGATGGCGATGTAGTAAGCAGGGCTCGATCGATCGGTATGTGTAGTTTAGATTGATTTATACGGTAGGGTGCGGTAGTGGACTCGTTTCCACTCATAGTGGTAAGGTCTAAGACATGCATATTTCCAACGACAGGAGGCCAAGAGTTTAGTTTAGTTCAAGCGTGGGTTAAGAAttatttagtttgtttgttagtGGCAGTTGGCATTACAATCGGGTGTACGTATGAGGATGTGTCTAAGCCTCTGGAATAATCCGTACCTATGGCCATCTGACGTCTTTCGATGGAATTAGGAATTGcaagattatgttttattttagattatttagtgagggtTAGTTAGTGGGTTTTCTAGTATGACAATATTCTTTTTGATGACACTTCGAAATAAGCAATTTCAAAGCATTTTTTCTAATCTTCACATCTTCTCTCTCTTTACACCAACAACTTTTGCTTCCCGAACATTGTGGACACACACGCGATTGGCTGCTGTCTAATACACAAAGCCTGGATACATGAGGGGGTGACATCGAGATGGGCCAGGGGCTCGAACCGTCAACTGCAGATCTCTTTCTGTTCTCCCGGTCGCAGCCCCCCCAGCTTCCGTCTCGTACCGATTTCTTCGAGCGATCGAAGAAGCAAGCGCATACTAAGGacaacagcggcagcagcgaGGGTGGCAGCAACGGCAGTAGTGTTGCGAGTAACCGCGTAACGTGCGGCGTACAGTTTGCGTTGACTGGATGCAGCAATAGCCACTGTGGTACAAATATACAGTCCGGTGCAGCTGTCCATCACGCACAGCTACGGTGGCCCCCACTATCATACTACACCAACTTTTCGCTGCAGTACATCCGTGCGATTGGCGTACGGTGGATGTCATTCGTTTGACGTATTCTTCAAACTTTCATGGTAAGTTGTAACCGGAAATTGATGCCGGTGAGACTAATAACTCACCACATCCAGTGCCCGATGGGTTTGACTAATTTATCATTCGATACATTCCCTCTCACACACAGAGTTTTCAACTAACGCACAAATGATGGAGTTTGGCTAGGAATGGAACGCCGTTAGTGATCAACGCTAAAGGTGTCAAATCTCGTTCTGTGTCGGAGCGACAGTAAATGTAGTAACGTACACGCACACTGATACACGGGTGACCGAACTCCAgtcaaaataattaatcacagCAGGAAAACCGAAGACGACTATCGCAGACGTTTTCACAACCCAGCTAGGAAGTAAACCCAAGGGCAGACAAGCCTAAAAACCAGACAACACCAGCGTCTGAAAGTATTCCGAACACCATATCCATAATTCAAACGGGTATCGCTCCCATTCAACTTTTCATTACTGATCACCCGGGCACTCGAGCAGCAGTCGCGGTGGTACGAGGTGGGGTGGAAGATTCGGCCCTAGGATAACGCCGGACCAGTACATCCGCAGTATCTCCAAGTCTTTGAGAGTGCCTGTTTTCTACAATTATTCAGCACAACGTAAACTCCAGTAAATTAGCCATACTATGATTGCGTAATCCAAGGAGCGTCGTTACGCAATAGTCTTCAAGCTACAATATCTGTAAGGTTCTCTGTTACAATATACTGACTAGTACTTTTTACGCCACTTTCACTACCGGGTTACTACTCATTGGGCTATCGTTGGCTCTCTTTCTCCCGTTAAGACATCCACCGTAACTAGTTAATATTTGGCCCGATTTGACACCAGCACGTCAATAGCAATATCGGATCTGGGGTATTTTGCGTGAACTGATACAGATACCAATAGAGATATAATCAATAACACCTACCAAACGCAACACCAACAATCACCACTACTCCAGTTCATAAAACCAGAGATAGCCGCTACCCAAAAATTACGACTATACAGCTGCGACGACCTATCGACTGCGTCACAGTAATCCTGAACAACTCGTTGAGGTAGTTGCTGACGATTGCTGTCGTGGTCGTCGATTCCAAAAACCGATCTTGACATTAACGTAAGGTGCCCAGACCCATCGACGTTAACTGTACATCTGCGTGCACTATAATAAGCGACAGCACATCACCGAAATACCGAACGCGATGGCAATGGATCATCCTGATGTAGTTCTATCACCGGAGCGTGAAGGCAGTTTAGTGGCAGCTGGCAGTGGAAGTAAGACTACAACGGCGGCACTTCTACAGCTGCAGCACCGAGCACATCCACAGACTCCACCAGCAGCGTTTCATCTAGCGGGGAGTATAGGTGATGCGGGTGGGCATCAGCAACGCTCTGTACTGCTACTGCAGCAGTCGTCCACAACTACATCGACGACTACGATGGCGACGGTGACGCCCCCGAGCAGTAGCAGTGGTAGTGTTGGTGCCACCCAGCTCACGAGCATTGCCGTACCGTTGCTAACTTCAGCCGGACAGTTACAATCCGTAGCCGGTGGATCGAACAGTTCGGCAGGGGCAACTCCTTCCAGTCTGGCTTCAACAAACGTCTCACAGCCAGTGCCTCCTATCGAACGTCTTTCACGTCCTATGGCATTCGATAAGGTGAGTAATGGTTTGAGCAATGTCTCGGAATGAGCTCTGTTACCGTCATGTTCTTATAAacgtttcctttttccatcAGATGGAATCATTAGTCCGTGAGATGCAAGACTCGGAGAATGGCGTACCAGTACGCAGCCAGAAACTATTCTTGACGTCCATTCCATCTGCTTTCATGGGTAAgtttgcttttcccgtgttttGCCCAGTACCTCATGTTTTACCATGCTATTATTGGTCCTGTACCGTAGGATACGATCTGATTGAATGGTTAATGGAGCGACTCAGCATCGAAGAGTCAGAGGCACTGAACATTAGTAACCAGCTGTGCCAACATGGTTACTTCTTTCCCGTGTCCGACTCGAAGACGCTGATGGTGAAGGATGATTCTTCCCTGTATCGCTTCCAAACGCCATACTATTGGCCCTGGCAGCAGAAGGCACCCGATCAAATCGAGTACGCAATCTATCTGGCAAAGCGGTCGCTGCGCAACAAGCAGCGGCACGGGCTGGAGGACTATGAAACCGAGGCACTGGCTAGCCTGCACAAGAACCTGAAAGGCAAGTGGGACTTCATACTGATGCAGGCCGAGGAGCAGGTGCGCTTGGCGAAGGATCGCAAAAAGGGCGACAAGATCGTTGGGGACTCGCAGGAACGGGCGTACTGGCGTGTGCATAGACCACCGCCGGGGCAGTTCACGCCTCTCGAGCCGTGTCCAATACCGTCGCGCGACCGGCAGGGTAAACCGCGGAAACGCACGGTCGAGGACTGGCAGCGCGAGGTCGACATACTGAAGGCGTCGCTCGGGCGCAACCGCGTGAAGATGTCCCAGGCGTGCGAGAGCCTGGTCGTGTACTACGAAACGTTCAGCGAGTACGATCCAATGATGCAGCCGCCGCTACCATCGAACCCGTGGGTAACGGAGGACGTGAGCTTCTGGCAGCTGAACAATCCGGTCGTCGATATACCGACGGAGAAGCGCGTCAAGCGCTGGGGCATCTCCATCGAGGAGGTGGTGTCGGATCCGACCGGGTTGCAGGAGTTTACGCACTACCTGAAGAAGGAATACTCGCACGAGAACATACGCTTCTGGATGGCTGTGAACGATCTGAGACGCTCCTCCCATTCGCAGATTTCGCGCAAGGTGAAGGAAATTTACGAGTAAGTAACCCAGTCGCATCGACATTGTTTTACGATCTCCAATAAGATGACTTATCGGTTCGTTCCCTTCTCACCCTGCAGAGAATTTCTCGAACCGGGCGCACCCTGTGAGATCAACATCGACGGTAAAACGATGGAGAAGGTGCAGCAAGGTCTGAAAAATCCGTCCCGATTTGCGTTCGATGCAGCAGCCGAACACATCTACACGTTGCTGTTGAAGAAGGATTGCTATCCACGATTCGTGCGCTCGGAACACTACAAGAGCTTGATGGTGAACGCGATACAGCCATCACTGAAGAAGCGTTTCTTTGGATTCGGTGGAGGAGCAAAGAAGAAGGGTTCAACCTCGACCGCACCGAATCCTTCGATGCTTACGCAGGTATGTGATGAGTGGAGTGGAGTCTGGTGAACGAGAACTAATCGTTATACCTCTATCCCAACAGCCTTCCGCCGGACCAACAGGTACGGGCAACGTAAACAGTCTGTCCAAGCGACGCGGTAGTGATCGCAGCCTGTCAGGATCAGCGCACGAACTAGCGATATCGGGCGTGAAGGATTGTTCTAAAGTGCCACATTCTCATAGCCAAAGCAATCTGAGTGACATACCCTATAGGTAAGCAGTGCGATTTATCACCTCCACAGGGCATCAGCAGTGTCGGGAATTCTATGTGTGAAGTATACTGTTTACAGCCTCGCTATTGTCATCGTTCGCGAAATTGGGCTTGAATAGGTGTCTGTCGTACACGACTACATGCTGTACGAAGTTTTGTTGTGTGACCGTCTTGTATTACCTACCTCTCTTTCGGTTCGCTGAGTTGATCTTTTCTTTCCTCCGTGTGCTTGTTTTGACGACCTTCCAGCGTGTCGATCTACCGTGGTGATATGCCGTCCGGTGTTTATGAGGGTGTCTCGTCATCATCTAGTAGTACACCCGTGCGGGGAAACGTACGAGTGACGGGTGGAAAGCAACAGTAAGAATACACTAGCACGGCTAACAATACTACTTTGATTCTACTTAACGTTCCGCCTACGGATTTAACATACAAGTCAACCACTAATATtactactacttctactactattactatcTGAACCACTTCATCACAACAATGTGTAGAATCCTTCCAATTCCCTCGTTGGTCTGAAGTGATTATGATTGCGACCTGCAACCTGAAGTAATCTAGAATTCTATTATAAAGCGCAATCGTGTCTGGTCTGGTCATAGTAATTCCAATTCCACCAAATATTGGTTTAAACGTTTGCTGTGAAGCGTAAGAGGTGTGATAAACAGCTTAAACCTTTTTGTGTATCTTGAGAGTAACGCCATGACTCCATCCCCTACCAAACTTTATCTCTCTGACTGTACTCTGTatttcatatatatatatttatatatttttgtgtgtgtgttttgctgttccACAATGCCAGTCAACTTTACCAATTGAGCTATTCGCGTTGTTTACTTCTTTTCTTATTGTACTTTTTACTGTGGTAATAGTTTGTCACTATTCTTAATGATATACCCTCCTAAGCGATGTTCTGATGTTTCATGATTTTTAAGCGAATCAATATAAACCCTGTATTATTCCGCCTGTAATTTAGACAGTTAATAGACATGGTTTTTCTTAGTATAAGCCAACAGCTGTGGCCTGAAATTTAATTCGTGGTGTTATAATAGCACAATTCCTGCAATTATGGAAACTTAAAATAGCCACGAATTAAGTTACAAACCTGTACTGTAAAATACTGGAGATGTACTTGAGTAATTGTAACGATGTCCCTAACGAAGCACCATATGAGTATGAACTCTTGTATATCTACTAAACAGTTTCAGCAGATGTTAAGTAGCGGCACAAGAATCTTCGTTTCCTGTAAGAAGCACCATCATCTTCTTTCGCTCTTGAAGATTTACTTATCCGAGTCCATAACCATTTTTTATTACTAGATTTGTATTTTAATGTGAAAGTGCTTTTCTATTCCGAGATGTTTCATCCTCTATTGTGGATTGTCACCGGGGCggattgttttcttgtttttgtgcttttctttAGGTcctgttattgttgttatgaCATCTATTGCGAACTGTTCGACGTGTTATGTTTTATTCCTTAGCACATGCTCACTTATCTACACAATTCATGAACCGTAAATAGCATCATACAGTACAGCCTTCATGTTTCCTTCTACCGCCCGTCCTGATCCTTCTAAACAAGCTTGATCTGAACGCCTCCACTACGTCTGTTTACTGAATGTTTCCGTTGTCCTTGTATGCCATGTACCGATTCCAGCATCTAGGTGTCATATAATCCAATCTATCTCTCACACTCTAGCTGAGTGTTCATATTTAGTTCGAAGACAAACCTGTATCACAGATCAGTCCACTGTCTGACGTCGTTGTTTGTACCTAGACAATTAATGGATTAATGTTGCTTTCTATATCTTTTCACACCAATAGAGATGTGAATAAAAATCTAGGAACTACACTCGAAGTAACGCTGGAAGGTTCAGTATCGGGGTCGTGTGCTGTTTGCCCTTGGGATACGCCTGCCATTGAGAAACCGGCCTCAGATACCTCCGTTTCGGTCTCGGTATGTCCGTGGGATAGTGCCGAtgcaaaaccaccaacaaaGACGGAGTAAGACATGATTGATTGTAAATTGAAGGTTAATAGATGTTGGTAACATAAATGAGATATATCTTTTAGCAGCAGTAAGCAGAAGCAGCACAGCGATCTACCACACGGCACTACCGAGATAAGCGAGGTTTCCGAACGAATGAAACGGTCGTGCGGCTTGCGCCAGAATACCCTCGACGGGGACTTTCACAGTACCAAGCGTTTGGCACCGGTTGTGACCGAACAGCGACGGGCTTCCATGACGATGGCTCCGAGGTGAGTTCCTGACCCTTTGCTAGTCATGACAACTTTTTAGACATGTTCCGTTCTGTTCACTTTCTTCACGATCAGATTGTCGGATCTACAGTTTTGTATGCGTGCAAATTCGACCGGTAGTGGTGCAACGCCACCCGACAGTATCGGATGTCTGGCGAAtgtgcaacaacagcagcagcagcaacctgTTGCAGGACATCAGCAGTACTTGCAGCATCAATCGTCGGTGCGCATTTCGCAAGGATCGCTATCGACGAGCTTCGAGGAGAAGGAGGAGGGTTCTGGAACGGTGTTCTACAACCAGGAATCTGTTACAGCACCCACAATCTCTGAGGAGAGCGTTGTGTTTAGCGGTGGTACCAATCCGGTTGACGGTACCATGCCGAACGAGCGATTGCAAGATCGTCACCGGCAAAAGTCAGGCGATGAATATGGAGAGGGGGCGGGTGACATTGCTACTACTAGAGTACGCGACGAAACACTTCCCCAATCATTGCTAACCGCTGTTTGCAGTACGGGTACTATCTTCACTGCACCGTCAGATGCCAGCAGTACGGCGGTGGGTGCGGACATCACGCAACAGAAACCATACGATACGGGCAGCGTCCCAGCAACTACGAAAGCGGTGTGTCATACACCGACTACCACTACTATATGCACCTCGTCGGCCGGTATGGGCGGTGGAGGTAGGGAGACGATGGACGCAAACAGTCAGCGTCCGACGAACGTGGACACTGCACCGGAATCAACCACTGGCACACCTAGAATAAGTGTAATCTATGCTAATACGCCCGAGGAAGACGAGGAGGAGGTGGAAcgggaggaggaggaggaggaggaggatgagGTGGTCGAACAGGAGGTTAAAGCCATAGGGAAGCAGCAGGAGGACCTCTATCGCATGCACTCGCTCGATAGGGCAAGGGGCGCAGAAAGGCAAAACAGTTTAGCGACCGACGGTACCAGTCGTCCGGAGCATCAACATCCAACCGGCACTAGTACGGCGGCCACGCAAACAATTGACGTACTGCAGGGTGAAGTCGGACAGGATATGTCACCGCTCACCGAGGTGGAGGATGGGTTCTACGTTGAGGCGATGCGGCAGCAACCATCCGAGTACGATATCATCATGGA
This window of the Anopheles moucheti chromosome X, idAnoMoucSN_F20_07, whole genome shotgun sequence genome carries:
- the LOC128307206 gene encoding uncharacterized protein LOC128307206, with product MAMDHPDVVLSPEREGSLVAAGSGSKTTTAALLQLQHRAHPQTPPAAFHLAGSIGDAGGHQQRSVLLLQQSSTTTSTTTMATVTPPSSSSGSVGATQLTSIAVPLLTSAGQLQSVAGGSNSSAGATPSSLASTNVSQPVPPIERLSRPMAFDKMESLVREMQDSENGVPVRSQKLFLTSIPSAFMGKFAFPVFCPVPHVLPCYYWSCTVGYDLIEWLMERLSIEESEALNISNQLCQHGYFFPVSDSKTLMVKDDSSLYRFQTPYYWPWQQKAPDQIEYAIYLAKRSLRNKQRHGLEDYETEALASLHKNLKGKWDFILMQAEEQVRLAKDRKKGDKIVGDSQERAYWRVHRPPPGQFTPLEPCPIPSRDRQGKPRKRTVEDWQREVDILKASLGRNRVKMSQACESLVVYYETFSEYDPMMQPPLPSNPWVTEDVSFWQLNNPVVDIPTEKRVKRWGISIEEVVSDPTGLQEFTHYLKKEYSHENIRFWMAVNDLRRSSHSQISRKVKEIYEEFLEPGAPCEINIDGKTMEKVQQGLKNPSRFAFDAAAEHIYTLLLKKDCYPRFVRSEHYKSLMVNAIQPSLKKRFFGFGGGAKKKGSTSTAPNPSMLTQPSAGPTGTGNVNSLSKRRGSDRSLSGSAHELAISGVKDCSKVPHSHSQSNLSDIPYSVSIYRGDMPSGVYEGVSSSSSSTPVRGNVRVTGGKQQDVNKNLGTTLEVTLEGSVSGSCAVCPWDTPAIEKPASDTSVSVSVCPWDSADAKPPTKTDSSKQKQHSDLPHGTTEISEVSERMKRSCGLRQNTLDGDFHSTKRLAPVVTEQRRASMTMAPRLSDLQFCMRANSTGSGATPPDSIGCLANVQQQQQQQPVAGHQQYLQHQSSVRISQGSLSTSFEEKEEGSGTVFYNQESVTAPTISEESVVFSGGTNPVDGTMPNERLQDRHRQKSGDEYGEGAGDIATTRVRDETLPQSLLTAVCSTGTIFTAPSDASSTAVGADITQQKPYDTGSVPATTKAVCHTPTTTTICTSSAGMGGGGRETMDANSQRPTNVDTAPESTTGTPRISVIYANTPEEDEEEVEREEEEEEEDEVVEQEVKAIGKQQEDLYRMHSLDRARGAERQNSLATDGTSRPEHQHPTGTSTAATQTIDVLQGEVGQDMSPLTEVEDGFYVEAMRQQPSEYDIIMDGADSGLLPGCVAPAPTPAPSIAPLAEVELDPPDDEAEADELEQSTDVQPFEPPEPPSSTSGTATVVIVDDLTKRRKRKERKDRGPDQETIRAQKSEEENSERKGNAVCPWDDENESAADDAPYVKTYSTLGYL